The window AGGGTGATTCGGGATGGTGAATTTTTTGCTTGACTGGTAAACGACTTTATGAGTAAAATAATAGAAAATTATAGAACACTATCGAACATGAGGTAATAAAATGGATAATCAAGAAATTTTAACTATGAAGGAAGCGGCGGCGTATCTGAAAATAACAGAAAAGACTTTGCTTAAATTGGTCAAAGAAAACAAAGTTAGGGCCTTACGAGTAGGAAACGTATACCGATTTATCAAAAAAGAACTCACCGAAGATGTCAGGGAGAAAGAAGCAAAGGTGGCTACAAGATGAGCATCGAGGCAATAGAGCTCTTTGATATTTTCTCAGGAACCTTCGGCAAGGAAAAAGCTCAAGCAGCGGTACGGGATATTGAAACCCTGATATCCGAGCACAAGCGGGAGTTGGCGACGAAAGAGGATATCAAGGAAGTAAAAGGTGATATCCGAGAAACCGAGCTTAAACTGACCAAGGAGATTGAATCGGTCAGGCTGGAAGTGGAAAAAGCAAAATCAGGTATTGTCAAATGGTTTGCCGGTCTTTTGATTGCCTACACAGGGGTAATTATCACCATACTTACACTTCTTAAGTAGTCGGTCCCGGAAGGTGATAGCGACACCTTGCCGAGACCTGGCCGGTACATGGCTTATTGAGGCGCTACCATGCCGGTTAAGTCATTATCTCATCAAAAAAACATTCCATCTCCCCTTTTCCCTTGCTTCAATCACCTTACAAAATTGCCTTATCCATGCATTTCGAGCGATTTCTGAGGCGCTGGTGAAGTGTGGCGGGGTGATCGTGGATTCATTCAAGGGCAGGAATCAGATTCGTACCCTATGAGGCTGACGGGATCTCGGCGGGGGATTTCGTACATTGCGGTCGGTCTTATGGTCGGTTCGTTTTCCTCTGGGAGGCCTCTGGTCGGTGCGGTTATTGTCTGGGGTTAAAAATGTACTCCGGACAAAAATCCATAATGGAGTCCTCCGGCTTCTACATCCTCCTCAAAAATCGTTACTTCAGCCTTGGAATAGCGGATCTGTAATCCAAGATTAAAGATTTTGCTAATAGTCCAGTAAATTCCTCCTCCGATCCAGAAACCGAGAGCAGAATCAGACTTAGTACATAGCGCGGGAATTACGCGGCCGGTTAAATAATGGCCCCCCTCACCTGCCACACAGGGATCCCCTGTGGCGGAGGCTCTCTGCCACTCCCTCTCCCCCCCCAAAGGGGGGTAAGGGAGTGGAGGAGGGCTATCCCTCAGAGAAAGGCAGCGAGCACCTGTATTCGATAGTCGCTAACGGAGAGCACATGGAGGGTGGGGCTGCTTTTTTGCCCCACCAAATACCGCACGCCATCTCTTTGTCGAGCCTAACTGGTCGCGGATTTTAATGCATGTTATGTACGCAGAAAACAAAAAAACCGCCAGTATTGTAGACTCTGTTTACCTGCCCCTTCAGGCAGGAATCTTACCAGAAAGTTTCCTCCCTGATAAGATTTTCACAAAGCCTATAACACTGACGGCCAATATCTTTCTTGCCCTATCTATCGGTAATGTGCCGCACGGAGAACTACTGGTATAATTTTTTCAGGCATCAATCAGAGATTTGACCAGTCCGAAGCCCACGTTCAGCATGCATGGTATATTCTTTGCCCCTTTGTGCCTGAGTTGTTACGAAATAAAGAGAATTTACTTGCCAATAGGGGGCGATTTTCGTAGAATCGTCAAGGGAATTCGCAATTATCAGCATACCCCGCAGATAGTCATTTTTCTTGCGGATGGCTCAATACATCCGCTTTTGAGAACAGCCGGGCTTAACTTAAGAGCGTTGTCCTTCAGGAGCGAGGAGAAAAAGAGGTTGCCCTGCGCTCAATGCCTGCCCTTGAATGTTAATGACATTGACCTCAGGGGGAGGGATTGAGTGGGTGCAACTCCCGCTGATTATTGGGAGTTCTCTGCGTTATGAAACCAGATTAAGCAAAAGGAGAACCATGGCATCGCAAATACCAGCAAATCCAAAACCGATTCCCCTCAACAAGCGTCTCATCTTTGCTCTGGATGTGGAATCTCCGCAGGAGGCACAGGAGTGGGTATCAAAATTGAAGGATCAGATTAAATTTTATAAAGTAGGATTGCAGCTCTTTCTGGCAGGATGGTTCAATATCGTTGACTGGATCGTGCAGCAGGATCTTGAAGTCATGGTGGATCTGAAATTTTTCGATGTTCCCCAGACCGTGGCTTCAGCTTTCAGGCAACTGAAAGGGCATGGTATTTCCTTTACTACGGTTCACGGTAACGATGCCATTTTACGGGCTGCGGTCGAGGCCAGGCACGACATTGCTCCGGCCAGCCATGAGCTGAATATCCTGGCGGTCACGGTTCTGACCAGTCTGGATCAGGCAGACTTGCAGGATCTTGGCTTCAACTGCTCTGTCGAGGAGCTTGTCCTGAGCCGGGCCAGACGTGCTCTCGCCCTTGGATGTGACGGCGTGGTCTCATCCGGCCTGGAGGCCCCGCGGCTGAGGAGCGATCTTGGCCAAAATTTTCTGATTGTTGTGCCGGGTGTGAGGCCGGTCCAAAACCGGGTGGATGACCAGAAAAGAACTGTTGACCTGACGGGGGCTTTTCTGGCCGGTGCAGATCATGTTGTCGTCGGAAGGCCTATTCGACAGGCGGACAATCCGGTGGCAGTGGTCGAAACAATGCAGGCCCAGATTGCGAAGGCTTTTGGATAAATCCTTCAATAGGAGGAAGTCGATCCGGGAACAATGAAAAAGACCAGGGGGCAGTTAGAAGCAGAAGTTAGTGAAGCGATAGTTAAATTTGAGAAGGAATATAAAGAAGGGAGAAAATAATTATGCTTGGATGTCATTTAGGAAAATTCTTTCAGGTTACTATAGCTGGTGGCTCTTATCAGGAGGGCCTGGTTGCCGTAGTACAGGGGACGCCACCGGGTCTACTGCTCACCGAGAAAGAAATTTACGCTGACCTTTTGCTCAGGAAACCGGGCAGCGATGAGCTTGCCTCACCGCGAAAAGAGCCTGATCTTCCAGTCCTCTACACCGGACTCAATGCTGCAGATACGGTCGAAAACGCCGGTAATCGGAACCATACGAACGGCACCCCCATAACTATCCTGATTCCCAATCTCGATCGACATTTTATTCATATCAAGCAATATCAGGATACCAACCGCACCCCAAGGCCGGGTCATGCCTCATATGCTTCGTTCATAAAATATGGACCTGATGATGACGCCATTGGTGCGGGCCTGTTCAGCGGTCGCTATACTGCACCTATTGTGGCCGCGGGTTCTATTGCCAAGAAGGTCCTGAGTAACTGCGGCATAGAGATATTTTCCTACATCAAAGAGCTGGCTGGTGTCCGCTGTAGCGAGGTCGAGTATACCCAGGCACTTAGCCGTAGCCGGGCATTCAAGAAAATGCGCCAGGATTTTGACCCCTTTTTTCAAGAGATTTATGTTAATAACCGGATAACGATGGAGATGCGCTTTCTTGAAAAGATGAGGATTATGGCTGAGATCGAGCGTGAAATCGATGATATCCGGGCCCGTGGTCCGGAATTTGTGCCGGACAAGGTCAAGGAGAAATACGGGGTGCATCCCGTCATCAATTGCCCTGACCTTGAGGCAGCAGAGGAAATGCTGGAGGCATGCCAGCGGATAACGGAAACTGGTGATTCATCGGGTGGTATCATCGAGACAGTGGCTACGGGCGTGCCGATTGGCCTTGGAGAGCCTGTTTTTAACAAACTGGATGCAGAGCTTGGCAGAATGCTCGGCCTCGGTGCAGTCAAGGGTGTGGAGGTCGGGGCCGGGTTCATGGTCAAGGATATGACCGGCAGCCAGTGTAACGATGCCATGCAGGTGGAAAATGGTCAGGTTGCCTTTATGACGAATAATGCCGGAGGTATTACCGGAGGGCTGGCTACCGGTCAGCCGATCGTGGTACGACTGGCGGTCAAACCTACGCCCACTATTGACAAGGCACAGCAAACGATTGATAAGTATACGATGGAGAATCGTACCCTGGCCGCGATTACGCGGCGCGATCCTACGGTAGTCGGACGACTCTGGCCGGTAGCGGAAAGCTATACGGCGCTCGTGCTTCTTGACCTTTTAATCGCCCACTACGGCTATCAAACCCTGATAGCCAAAAACCGGACATGAAGTTAAGTATTGAAGACCAATTTCAGTTAAGAGCGTTAAACGGCGATGGTTTTAACTAGAGTCGCTCATATTGGTAAGACAACACAGTAATATTTTTCCCCTCTCTAGGATTTTCACTTCGCTGAAGGCATCAGATCCAAACAGTGTGATGGCTACCATATATGAGCGTCCAATAGAGCGGGTTATTGTTAAAAAATGTCAAAGGGTGTAGGGCATTTGGACGTACTGTGCCGAAAAGTGTTCACTGCTGTATGGCGGGAGGTTAATTAAAGGTTGTAACACGATATGCAAGGTGATGTTATATCTTTCCAGCCCTCAGGTTTCCATCATGTTTTGGCAACCTTTGAAGAGAAAAAACTTGAGGGCTGGGAAAACAACTACTCAGGCCCTTTGTGCCTTTGTCTCTCTGTGCCTTTGTGCCTGAGCAGTTATCCAAGAAGTACCTTTTCAGCCACTCCATATAAAGTATGAGTCCCCCCATAGCGGCTATGATCACCCAACAGCTTCAAAATTCCTGTTCATCCAGGTATCTTCCTGATTACGGCATTGTCCGGTTCTCAAACTATCATTGTTTTTACGAGCTCGTATCACGAGCCGAATGTTCCAGTCAACTTCCCTGAACTAAAAATCAGTCCCTGACACGCCCGGTCATGTCTTAAAATTCATGACAACTCTGAGACCTGCAGAGACAGGCATCGGCATCAGGCATAAAAGTTGCCTATAAAGATAGTGATTCTGCTTTATCGATCAGGGTCCTTGCCCTTATGGAGAGAAGGACAAGAAGCCCCGGCAGAATGAGAGAGATTTGAGAGATGAGAGAGATTAAAGTTAAATAGCCGCAGGCAGTCAATTTTAACCGGGAGGAAAAACGACAGTCGCTGTAGAGTTCAAAAAGCATCTATCAGAATATCTTGCAGGTTCCATCCGCGACAAGTGGTCATTCTCGTATCCAGGTGTGCTTCATGGTCTGTCTCAAGGCGCTTGAATTCCTATCCCACCCCAGCAATTAAATAGGATAACAGGCGCTTGAAAGGGCAGGATTGCCCCAGGGATTCATGAGCCCACGGATAGGTGGATCGATAAGCTCAGCATGAATGTAATTCGGCAGCTCCTCTTCCTGCTTTGCAATACTTCCTGAGATAAAGAGCACATCGAACTGCGTTGAGGATTGACCGCAGAGATCCCTAAAAGGTAGTACCAAATAACATATTTACTTTCAAGGGCTTAAGCTCTGCTGTAGCCCAGAGAATGAAAGAAGTGTGTCTTAAGGAGTTGAATTCTATAAACGGCTCTTTGATGGACAGGAATGCTTTCAGGATCTATAAGTCTGGACATGAGGAATGTGGGGATGTTTATTGGGAAAGCGGCCTGTTCCAGTCTGAAGAGCAAAGGCTTCCAAAGAAAGGAGGTGAAATATTCACCGGAAGAGAAAGACTGAAAAGCAGTGGAGAAGGTTATTGCTCAAGTTACGGTTATTGCTCGGGGTTATCGTTTTTTCATCATTATGATTAGCATCTGAAACATCCATATTGAAAGTTTTATCGAAAGAGTACGGAGGAAGTTTTTACCATGATTATCGCGAAGAGATTCACTTACGCCCTTTTGGTCAGTTTAGTTGCCTTGCTTCTCGCTTATTCACCTATCGCTCAGGCTCAAAACTGGATGGCCCTGCCCCCATACAACACCCTGTGGCCATTGTGGTCTCCTACCCTGTCTCCCGTTGATCCTGCTACCGGCCTGCCAACTCCGGTCGTATCCTCGCTGGCTCCGAGTACGGTTTTACCTGTACAGCCCGGCCTGACCTGGGACCCGTCCGCAGCTAATCCCTGGTTGCTGTACAATACTCCGCTTGGCATGGCGTATTATGATCCAGTCAATGGCGTAAATCTCTGGCCAGCACCCTATCTGCAAGATGCAGCCGGACTTCCTTTGCCCCTGACTTTACCTGCGGGTTATGAGCTTCTGCCCCCGACGGCTTCTTCCTGGCTCACCAGCACCACGCCATTGGCGAATGCAGCCATTTTCGCTTACCTGATGACCGTCCCGTTCTTTGGAGCCGCTGTTGCGCCGGTTGCACCAGTAGTTGCTCCAACCTTTGCACCTACGTTTGCACCGACTTTTTCTCCACTTGCAACCACGATGATTATCGGACCGACCTTTACTCCGACCTTTGCCCCGACCTTTGTACCTCCGGTTACGCCAACAGCTACCCCAACAGTTGCCCCGACCTTTGCCCCGACTTTCACTCCGACAGTTTCTCCGCTCGCTACGACCATGATCATCGGCCCGACCTTTACTCCGACCTTTGCGCCTACTTTTACCCCAACCGTTTCTCCGCTCGCAACAACAATGATCATCGGCCCAACCGCTACTCCGACCTTCGTGCCTACTGTCGCTCCAACCGTTTCTCCGCTCGCTACGACCATGATTATCGGGCCAACCTTTGCTCCAGCTGTACCTGTACCACCTACGGTAGTCGGACCATTTGGAGTACCATTCCTTGCACCGAGTGCTATTATCTAAAAATAGAGACTATCGATTCACCTTTAACCCTCATCACGTACCAGAGGGAAGCTTGCTAACCTGAAAAGCCCTGGGGGACAGACCGAATCCGGTCTGCCCCCCAGGGCATTTTTAATGGAAGTTATCAGTTGGAAGTTTTGAATTTTTCTGATTTTTTACTGACCACTGACCACTGACCACTGACCACTAACAGGACATCTCCTGAACCACCTGCCGGATCACTTCATCCATTTTGCCTTTCAGACAGGAGGAAAGCTCATCACCGATATCCACCCGGTCCGGTTCTACCGCCACAATTTTAATTTCCGGGATGGGAAGGTTGAGCGTTTTGCCGAGATTGATCAAGTTGAGGATATCACCCTCATGAGTGCTTATTGGCTGGCAATTTCTTTGGGTTTGAAGCTGGTCCGGAGAAAACACCATCACCGTGCCAGGCTTTTGCCCCATGAAGGCGGAGTCGATAATTACAATTTTTTCTGTTTCATAATTAAAGTGCCTGAACAGCCGTAGACCATCGGTGGAAATATCCTCGGCCTCAAAGTCCTGGTCCAGTTCCCGCAGGCAGATCTGCTCGATTACTTTTGGTCCCACGCCGTCATCCTGCATCAGATAGTTGCCGATACCGATAGCGATTTTTTTACCCATATTTGTTTCTCCCTCTCTCTCCTCATGGCAGTGATGGTTGTTAAATCACCCCCCTCACACCCTGGCCCTCTCCCCCACGGGGGAGAGGGCAACGTGAGGAGGATATGAATGATACACTCCACCTACTTCACAAAGGTTACGTCCAGATAATGCGTTGAGCAGGAAATACAGGGGTCATAAGCCCGAACGAGCATCTCCAGGTGCAGTTCCATCTCCGGCTGGCTCTTATTGGCCCGCATCATCTCCGGCACCAGCTTGTCCATATCGCCCTGGATATTGGCATGGTTCTGGTTGGTCGGAATAATGCAGTTGGCCGAGGTGCACAGGCCTGCATCATCGTATTCATAGTCGTGGAAAAGAATACCCCTCGGTACATCCACAGCTCCCACTCCGCGGCCGGCTCTCGGCGTGATGACCGGTAACTCCTCATCCCGCATGCCGGCAGCCAGCAGGCTGTCAATAAGCTCCAGCCCGGTAAAGGCGGAATGGACAGCCTCGATGAACTGGGCTATAGTGTTCAGGTAGGGATTATAACAGGGGACGGAAAATCCCAGTTCCTGAGCCATTCTCTGAGCTTCCGGGTGCAATTGCTGAAAATTGAGATTGATCCTGGCCAGGGCCCCAACCATGTAGGAGTCCATGTGATGCCGGGTATATTTAGCTGTGGACAGCGGGCTGACCCATTCGTTGGTTACCGAGCGGTAGTCCTCCACATCGATCAGGGTCTTTTGACCATCAGGCATAAGGCATCCAATCTGTCCGTCGTACAGGCCATACTCTACCGTGTCCACCAGACCTACATACTCTGTTTTCCGCTCAAAATGCGGAACCTTATCGACCACTGCCTGAAGGGTCTTGACAGTCGCTTCCACGTCCGGAACGATATTCAAAATACTTTTTTTCAGCTCGATCAGCTCAGCCTCCGTGACCAGGGAAGAGAAGCCTCCGGGGACAATCCTGACCGGATGCGTGGATCTGCCGCATATGATGCTTGACCAGCGGCTTCCCAATCCCTTCATGGCCAGGGCCCGTTTGACTACTTCCGGATGGGATTCTGCCAGAGGCATGACCGAGGGAACCCCCAGAAGATCAGGAGCAACGAGAAAATAGACATGGAGAATGTGAGAATCGAAATTTTCACCATGCTTCAGGAGCCGCCGCAGTTTCTCGGTCTGCTCGGAGACAGTGATGCCGAGCGCCTTTTCCGTGGCTTTGATTGAAGCCAGTTGATGACCTACCGAGCAGATGCCGCAGATACGGGAAGTAATACGGGCGATCTCCGAAAAATGCCGTCCCCGGACCATGGATTCGAAGAATCTCGGAGCTTCGGGCACCTGCCATTCACACCGCTCAAGTTTGCCGTTGGTGGCATTGACGACGATGTTTCCATGGCCCTCGACCCGGGTGACATGCTGTAAATTGATATTGATTTTTTGTGCCATAGAAGTTACTCCTCCACCAGATTCGCGGTAAACATCCGGGCTTTGGCCGCGGCGTAAGCGGGCTGCATTCCCGTCTTGATCAGCAGCTCTACCAGGGAATCCACATTCGGGTTATCCACAAAGCCCCGGC is drawn from bacterium and contains these coding sequences:
- a CDS encoding helix-turn-helix domain-containing protein; the encoded protein is MDNQEILTMKEAAAYLKITEKTLLKLVKENKVRALRVGNVYRFIKKELTEDVREKEAKVATR
- the pyrF gene encoding orotidine-5'-phosphate decarboxylase → MASQIPANPKPIPLNKRLIFALDVESPQEAQEWVSKLKDQIKFYKVGLQLFLAGWFNIVDWIVQQDLEVMVDLKFFDVPQTVASAFRQLKGHGISFTTVHGNDAILRAAVEARHDIAPASHELNILAVTVLTSLDQADLQDLGFNCSVEELVLSRARRALALGCDGVVSSGLEAPRLRSDLGQNFLIVVPGVRPVQNRVDDQKRTVDLTGAFLAGADHVVVGRPIRQADNPVAVVETMQAQIAKAFG
- a CDS encoding chorismate synthase gives rise to the protein MLGCHLGKFFQVTIAGGSYQEGLVAVVQGTPPGLLLTEKEIYADLLLRKPGSDELASPRKEPDLPVLYTGLNAADTVENAGNRNHTNGTPITILIPNLDRHFIHIKQYQDTNRTPRPGHASYASFIKYGPDDDAIGAGLFSGRYTAPIVAAGSIAKKVLSNCGIEIFSYIKELAGVRCSEVEYTQALSRSRAFKKMRQDFDPFFQEIYVNNRITMEMRFLEKMRIMAEIEREIDDIRARGPEFVPDKVKEKYGVHPVINCPDLEAAEEMLEACQRITETGDSSGGIIETVATGVPIGLGEPVFNKLDAELGRMLGLGAVKGVEVGAGFMVKDMTGSQCNDAMQVENGQVAFMTNNAGGITGGLATGQPIVVRLAVKPTPTIDKAQQTIDKYTMENRTLAAITRRDPTVVGRLWPVAESYTALVLLDLLIAHYGYQTLIAKNRT
- a CDS encoding hydrogenase maturation protease, with protein sequence MGKKIAIGIGNYLMQDDGVGPKVIEQICLRELDQDFEAEDISTDGLRLFRHFNYETEKIVIIDSAFMGQKPGTVMVFSPDQLQTQRNCQPISTHEGDILNLINLGKTLNLPIPEIKIVAVEPDRVDIGDELSSCLKGKMDEVIRQVVQEMSC
- a CDS encoding Ni/Fe hydrogenase subunit alpha, producing the protein MAQKININLQHVTRVEGHGNIVVNATNGKLERCEWQVPEAPRFFESMVRGRHFSEIARITSRICGICSVGHQLASIKATEKALGITVSEQTEKLRRLLKHGENFDSHILHVYFLVAPDLLGVPSVMPLAESHPEVVKRALAMKGLGSRWSSIICGRSTHPVRIVPGGFSSLVTEAELIELKKSILNIVPDVEATVKTLQAVVDKVPHFERKTEYVGLVDTVEYGLYDGQIGCLMPDGQKTLIDVEDYRSVTNEWVSPLSTAKYTRHHMDSYMVGALARINLNFQQLHPEAQRMAQELGFSVPCYNPYLNTIAQFIEAVHSAFTGLELIDSLLAAGMRDEELPVITPRAGRGVGAVDVPRGILFHDYEYDDAGLCTSANCIIPTNQNHANIQGDMDKLVPEMMRANKSQPEMELHLEMLVRAYDPCISCSTHYLDVTFVK